In a genomic window of Gossypium arboreum isolate Shixiya-1 chromosome 7, ASM2569848v2, whole genome shotgun sequence:
- the LOC108483814 gene encoding hexose carrier protein HEX6-like codes for MAVGLAIASEGGQYNGRLTLLVLLSCMMAATGGIIFGYDLGISGGVTSMEPFLKKFFPKVYTKMKEDTKISNYCKFDSQLLTSFTSSLYIAGLISSFLASPVTGAFGRKPSILIGGAAFLAGSALGGAAVNVYMLILGRVLLGVGVGFANQSVPLYISEMALPRHRGAMNIGFQCGVGLGVLSANIINFGTEKIKGGWGWRISLALAALPASILTIGAILLPETPNSLIQNSSNPDKAKTVLQRIRGTTDVQAELDDLIEASLISKTINRPFRKIIQRKYRPQLVMAIAIPFFQQVTGINVITFYAPILFRTIGQGESASLMSAVVTGLVGTTATFVSALVVDKLGRKTLFMIGGIQMFVTQITIGVIMAILLGNHGGLSKGYAYLVLALICVYVAGFAWSWGPLGWLVPSEIFPLEIRSAGQSITVAMGFLFTFIIAQSFLAMLCRFESGIFFFFGGWVVVMTTFVYFLLPETKNVPIEQMEKVWKDHWFWKTIVGEVDDEKKAYRQQGA; via the exons ATGGCAGTTGGGTTAGCTATAGCAAGTGAAGGTGGCCAATACAATGGCAGGCTAACTTTGCTTGTACTTCTTTCATGTATGATGGCTGCCACAGGAGGAATCATCTTTGGTTATGATCTTGGAATTTCAG GTGGAGTGACGTCGATGGAGCCATTTTTGAAGAAGTTTTTCCCAAAAGTTTACACAAAGATGAAAGAAGATACCAAAATCAGCAATTACTGCAAATTCGACAGCCAATTGTTGACCTCATTTACGTCCTCACTCTACATAGCTGGTCTTATTTCGTCTTTCTTGGCATCGCCGGTGACCGGAGCCTTTGGCCGCAAGCCCTCCATCCTTATAGGAGGAGCTGCATTCCTTGCTGGTTCAGCACTTGGTGGTGCGGCTGTTAACGTCTACATGTTGATACTCGGTCGTGTCTTGCTAGGCGTTGGAGTTGGATTTGCAAACCAG TCAGTCCCATTATATATCTCTGAAATGGCGCTTCCCAGACACAGAGGAGCAATGAACATTGGCTTCCAATGCGGTGTTGGCCTTGGCGTTCTTTCGGCTAACATTATAAACTTTGGCACCGAAAAGATCAAAGGTGGATGGGGTTGGCGAATCTCCCTCGCACTAGCCGCATTACCGGCCTCAATCCTAACAATCGGAGCAATCCTCCTCCCCGAAACACCCAACAGCTTAATTCAAAATAGCAGTAATCCTGATAAGGCCAAAACCGTGTTGCAACGTATACGCGGCACCACCGATGTCCAAGCAGAACTAGATGATCTCATCGAAGCAAGCTTGATTTCAAAAACCATCAACCGTCCGTTTCGAAAAATTATACAAAGAAAATATAGGCCTCAACTGGTAATGGCAATAGCTATACCATTTTTCCAACAAGTAACAGGCATCAATGTCATCACATTTTATGCACCAATTCTATTTAGGACCATTGGCCAAGGTGAAAGTGCTTCACTCATGTCCGCAGTCGTGACCGGCCTTGTTGGTACTACTGCGACATTCGTATCAGCACTCGTGGTTGATAAACTCGGTCGAAAGACCTTGTTTATGATAGGAGGAATTCAAATGTTTGTGACACAAATAACAATTGGAGTAATTATGGCCATTTTGTTAGGGAATCATGGTGGATTAAGTAAAGGGTATGCTTATTTAGTTTTAGCTTTAATTTGTGTATATGTAGCTGGTTTTGCATGGTCATGGGGACCATTAGGATGGTTAGTTCCTAGTGAGATTTTCCCACTGGAGATTAGATCAGCAGGACAAAGCATTACAGTGGCAATGGGATTTCTCTTTACATTCATCATTGCACAATCTTTTCTAGCTATGCTTTGTCGTTTCGAGTCCGGGATTTTCTTCTTTTTCGGAGGATGGGTCGTGGTGATGACCACATTCGTGTACTTTTTGTTGCCGGAGACCAAAAATGTGCCGATTGAACAAATGGAAAAAGTGTGGAAGGATCATTGGTTTTGGAAAACAATTGTTGGAGAGGTGGACGATGAGAAGAAGGCTTATAGACAACAAGGGGCATAA